One genomic segment of Pseudomonas chlororaphis subsp. aurantiaca includes these proteins:
- the tssB gene encoding type VI secretion system contractile sheath small subunit → MANTSSQKFIARNRAPRVQIEYDVELYGAEKKVQLPFVMGVMADLVGKPAEPLPAVADRKFLEIDVDNFDSRLKAMKPRVAFNVPNALTGEGNLSLDITFESMDDFSPAAVARKVDALNQLLEARTQLANLLTYMDGKTGAEDMIMKAIKDPALLQALASAPKPTEPEPQA, encoded by the coding sequence ATGGCTAACACCAGCAGCCAGAAATTCATCGCCCGTAACCGTGCTCCCCGGGTGCAGATCGAGTACGACGTAGAGCTTTACGGTGCGGAGAAGAAGGTGCAATTGCCCTTCGTCATGGGGGTGATGGCCGACCTTGTCGGCAAGCCCGCCGAGCCGCTGCCGGCGGTGGCCGACCGCAAGTTCCTGGAGATCGATGTCGACAACTTCGACTCGCGGCTCAAGGCGATGAAACCGCGGGTGGCGTTCAACGTGCCCAATGCCCTGACCGGGGAAGGCAACCTGAGCCTGGACATCACATTCGAGAGCATGGACGACTTCAGCCCCGCCGCGGTGGCGCGCAAGGTCGATGCCCTCAACCAACTGCTTGAGGCCCGCACCCAGCTGGCCAATCTGCTGACCTACATGGACGGCAAGACCGGCGCCGAGGACATGATCATGAAGGCGATCAAGGACCCGGCGCTGTTGCAGGCATTGGCCAGTGCGCCGAAACCGACCGAACCCGAGCCGCAAGCCTGA
- a CDS encoding Hcp family type VI secretion system effector, producing the protein MAVDMFIKIGDVKGESQDKNHKEEIDVLSWSWAMAQSGNMHVGGGGGAGKVNIHDLTLTKWVDKSSPNLMMACSSGKHYDEAKLTVRKAGGDDPVEYLTITLKEVLVSSIGTGGSGGADRLTENIALNFGQVLVDYQPQKQDGSKDGGPVKYGWNIRQNVKV; encoded by the coding sequence ATGGCTGTTGATATGTTTATCAAGATCGGCGACGTCAAGGGCGAGTCCCAGGACAAGAACCACAAGGAGGAGATCGACGTGCTTTCCTGGAGCTGGGCCATGGCCCAGTCCGGCAACATGCATGTGGGCGGTGGCGGCGGTGCCGGCAAGGTCAATATCCACGACCTGACGTTGACCAAGTGGGTGGACAAATCCTCCCCCAACCTGATGATGGCCTGCTCCAGCGGCAAGCATTACGACGAGGCCAAGCTGACGGTGCGCAAGGCCGGCGGCGACGATCCGGTCGAGTACCTGACCATCACCCTCAAGGAGGTCCTGGTGTCCTCGATCGGCACTGGCGGCAGCGGCGGCGCGGATCGCCTGACCGAAAACATCGCGCTGAATTTCGGCCAGGTGCTGGTCGACTACCAACCGCAGAAGCAGGACGGTTCCAAGGACGGCGGCCCGGTCAAGTACGGCTGGAATATCCGCCAAAACGTCAAGGTGTGA
- the tssA gene encoding type VI secretion system protein TssA, whose protein sequence is MDVQRLLETISPDSPCGGDLEYDAAFLELERAAQGQPERQMGDAVLPATPPEWRQVRDLCVELFTRSKDLRIANYFLQSAIALQGLPGLVLGLQLIQQLLAQYWDDLHPRLDAEDGNDPTFRINALAGLNAEPVIRLLWGMPLISSRAFGNVGLRAALNAAGLQRFASESLSSEQLGAAFQDCAGEQLEACRAALNDAHGTLLTIEREVNERVGSTRGADLGTIKQLLRHAVQIIAEHAPQAGVSSAVAQAGEPADAAMSTAPSAAAPRIAGEIGSRDDVLRSLDRILGYYVRHEPSSPVPVLLSRAKSLVSADFATIVSNLIPDGFSQFEKLRGPEGEQSE, encoded by the coding sequence ATGGATGTACAGCGTTTGTTGGAAACCATTTCCCCTGACTCCCCCTGTGGCGGCGACCTCGAGTACGACGCCGCCTTTCTCGAGCTTGAACGCGCGGCGCAAGGCCAGCCCGAACGGCAGATGGGCGATGCCGTGTTACCCGCCACGCCGCCGGAATGGCGCCAGGTCCGCGACCTCTGCGTCGAGCTGTTCACGCGCAGCAAAGACCTGCGCATCGCCAACTACTTCCTGCAAAGCGCCATTGCCCTGCAAGGCTTGCCCGGCCTGGTGCTGGGGTTGCAGCTGATCCAGCAGCTGCTCGCGCAGTATTGGGACGACCTGCATCCCAGGCTGGATGCAGAGGATGGCAATGACCCCACTTTCCGGATCAACGCCCTCGCCGGCCTCAACGCCGAGCCAGTCATTCGCCTGCTCTGGGGCATGCCGCTGATCAGCTCGCGGGCATTTGGCAACGTCGGCCTGCGGGCCGCGCTGAATGCCGCCGGCTTGCAGCGCTTCGCCAGTGAAAGCCTCAGTTCGGAACAGCTCGGCGCGGCCTTTCAGGACTGCGCGGGCGAACAGCTCGAGGCCTGCCGCGCCGCCCTGAACGATGCCCATGGCACGCTGTTGACCATAGAACGCGAGGTCAACGAACGAGTCGGCTCCACGCGCGGCGCGGACCTGGGCACGATCAAGCAACTGCTTCGGCATGCCGTGCAAATCATCGCCGAGCACGCCCCGCAAGCGGGCGTTTCCAGCGCTGTCGCGCAGGCCGGCGAGCCTGCCGATGCAGCCATGTCCACGGCCCCCAGCGCCGCCGCGCCGCGCATCGCGGGCGAGATCGGCAGTCGTGACGATGTGCTGCGCAGCCTCGACCGCATCCTCGGTTACTACGTCAGGCACGAGCCCTCAAGCCCGGTGCCAGTGCTCTTGAGCCGCGCCAAGAGCCTGGTCAGCGCGGATTTCGCCACCATCGTGAGCAACCTGATTCCAGACGGTTTTTCCCAGTTCGAAAAATTGCGCGGGCCTGAAGGTGAACAGTCCGAGTGA
- the tssC gene encoding type VI secretion system contractile sheath large subunit, translated as MAELMKDPQAQADAAIEQPSDFAALLLQEFKPKTEHAREAVESAVRTLAEQALSKTELISNDAIKSIESIIAAIDAKLTAQVNLIMHHADFQQLESAWRGLNYLVNNTETDEQLKIRVMSIAKGDLHKTLKKFKGTAWDQSPIFKKMYEEEYGQFGGEPFGCLVGDYYFDQSSPDVELLGELAKVCAAMHAPFISAASPTVMGMGSWQELSNPRDLTKIFTTPEYAAWRSLRDSEDSRYIGLTMPRFLARLPYGAKTDPVDAFAFEEETNGADSSKYTWANSAYAMAVNINRSFKLYGWCSRIRGVESGGEVPNLPTHTFPTDDGGVDMKCPTEIAIADRREAELAKNGFMPLLHKKNTDLAAFIGAQSLQKPAEYDDPDATANANLAARLPYLFATCRFAHYLKCIVRDKIGSFKEKDDMQRWLQNWILNYVDGDPAHSTETTKAQHPLAAAEVVVEEVEGNPGYYSSKFYLRPHYQLEGLTVSLRLVSKLPSAKAV; from the coding sequence ATGGCCGAATTGATGAAAGACCCGCAGGCCCAGGCAGACGCCGCGATCGAACAACCGAGCGACTTCGCCGCCCTGCTCCTGCAAGAGTTCAAACCCAAGACCGAGCACGCCCGCGAGGCGGTGGAAAGCGCCGTGCGCACCCTGGCCGAGCAGGCCCTGAGCAAGACCGAGCTGATCTCCAACGACGCGATCAAATCCATCGAATCGATCATCGCCGCGATCGATGCCAAGCTCACCGCGCAGGTCAACCTGATCATGCATCACGCCGATTTCCAGCAACTGGAAAGCGCCTGGCGCGGCCTGAACTACCTGGTCAACAACACGGAAACCGACGAGCAGCTGAAGATCCGCGTGATGAGCATCGCCAAGGGCGACCTGCACAAGACCCTGAAGAAGTTCAAGGGCACCGCCTGGGACCAGAGCCCGATCTTCAAGAAAATGTATGAAGAGGAATACGGCCAGTTCGGTGGCGAGCCGTTCGGCTGCCTGGTGGGCGATTACTACTTCGACCAGTCGTCGCCGGACGTCGAGCTGCTCGGCGAGCTGGCCAAGGTCTGCGCGGCGATGCATGCGCCTTTCATCAGCGCGGCCTCACCGACGGTGATGGGCATGGGCTCCTGGCAGGAGCTGTCCAACCCGCGCGACCTGACCAAGATCTTCACCACGCCGGAATACGCTGCCTGGCGTTCGCTGCGCGATTCCGAGGACTCGCGTTACATCGGCCTGACCATGCCGCGTTTCCTCGCCCGCCTGCCCTACGGCGCCAAGACCGACCCGGTGGATGCCTTCGCCTTCGAAGAGGAAACCAACGGCGCCGACAGTTCCAAGTACACCTGGGCCAACTCGGCCTATGCCATGGCGGTGAACATCAACCGCTCGTTCAAGCTCTATGGCTGGTGCTCGCGGATTCGCGGCGTGGAGTCCGGCGGCGAGGTGCCGAACCTGCCGACGCACACCTTCCCGACCGATGACGGTGGCGTGGACATGAAGTGCCCGACCGAAATCGCCATCGCCGACCGGCGCGAGGCGGAGCTGGCGAAGAACGGTTTCATGCCGCTGCTGCACAAGAAGAACACCGACCTCGCCGCCTTCATCGGCGCGCAATCGCTGCAGAAGCCGGCCGAGTATGACGACCCCGACGCCACCGCCAACGCCAACCTGGCGGCACGCCTGCCCTACCTGTTCGCCACCTGCCGCTTCGCCCATTACCTGAAATGCATCGTTCGCGACAAGATCGGCTCGTTCAAGGAAAAGGACGACATGCAGCGCTGGCTGCAGAACTGGATTCTCAATTACGTGGACGGCGACCCGGCCCACTCCACCGAAACCACCAAGGCGCAGCACCCCCTGGCCGCGGCGGAGGTGGTGGTCGAAGAGGTCGAGGGCAATCCCGGTTACTACAGCTCGAAGTTCTACCTGCGCCCGCACTACCAACTCGAAGGGCTCACGGTATCGCTGCGGCTGGTATCCAAGCTTCCATCCGCCAAGGCGGTTTGA
- a CDS encoding type VI secretion system amidase effector protein Tae4, with protein MARPAFINLWNNYPTESQPCDGGWENQCAIRMSITLNAERSILVDGHTYSEPRCSHGHARGAESLANWLWRQHLGRPSIFTDAAKAKLQLNEKNGIIFFKDCFTRSGESRAAGDHIDLWSRGFTKTYDDPANHSAQVWFWELS; from the coding sequence ATGGCCAGACCCGCGTTCATCAATCTGTGGAACAACTACCCGACGGAAAGCCAGCCTTGCGATGGCGGTTGGGAAAATCAATGCGCGATCCGCATGAGCATTACGCTCAACGCCGAGAGAAGCATCCTCGTGGATGGCCACACCTATTCGGAGCCGCGCTGCAGCCACGGCCACGCCCGCGGCGCCGAGTCGCTGGCGAACTGGCTGTGGCGCCAGCATCTGGGCCGGCCGAGCATCTTTACCGACGCGGCCAAGGCCAAGCTGCAGCTCAATGAGAAGAACGGGATCATTTTTTTCAAGGATTGCTTTACCCGCAGTGGCGAGAGTCGTGCGGCCGGCGACCATATCGATCTGTGGAGCCGTGGTTTCACCAAGACCTACGACGACCCGGCCAACCACTCCGCCCAGGTGTGGTTCTGGGAGCTGTCATGA
- the tssG gene encoding type VI secretion system baseplate subunit TssG produces MSTEPLKPLQSIDRMADEPWAYDFFQALRRIECEASDRPRIGHSLRLHDDPLRLGQKPDCGFAPSTLASIETDPEGAAPRIEQFFFGLTGPNGPLPLHLTEYARDRQRNSGDASFTRFLDVFNHRLLCLFYRAWAEARPTVSHDRPDHDYWSMRLAALSGRGMTSLLGQGPIADSARYHFTGHLAAQTRYPDGLRAILEDYFGVPVSIEEYVGQWLELPQRSQLGVALCSLGSDLSLGTHVWDRQHKFRIRLGPLSLAQYQRLLPGQESFGELAAWVAEYQGEELDWEVNLLLQRAQVPRIDLDGQTRLGFDTWLGSPPTDADDLLLVREYASHTTPSRSSDHE; encoded by the coding sequence ATGTCGACCGAACCTCTGAAACCGCTGCAAAGCATCGATCGGATGGCCGACGAGCCCTGGGCCTACGACTTCTTCCAGGCGCTGCGGCGCATCGAGTGCGAGGCCAGCGACCGGCCGCGCATCGGCCATTCCCTGCGCTTGCACGACGACCCGCTGCGCCTGGGGCAGAAACCCGACTGCGGCTTCGCCCCCTCGACCCTGGCCAGCATCGAGACCGACCCCGAGGGCGCCGCGCCGCGCATCGAACAGTTCTTTTTCGGCCTGACCGGGCCCAACGGCCCGCTGCCGCTGCACCTGACCGAATACGCCCGCGATCGCCAGCGCAACAGCGGCGACGCCAGCTTCACGCGCTTTCTCGACGTGTTCAATCACCGCTTGTTGTGCCTGTTCTACCGCGCCTGGGCCGAGGCACGGCCGACCGTCAGCCATGACCGCCCCGACCACGACTACTGGTCGATGCGCCTGGCCGCGCTGTCCGGGCGGGGCATGACCAGCCTGCTCGGCCAGGGCCCGATCGCCGACTCGGCGCGCTACCACTTCACCGGCCACCTGGCGGCACAAACCCGCTACCCGGACGGCTTGCGCGCGATCCTGGAAGACTATTTCGGCGTGCCGGTGAGCATCGAGGAATACGTCGGCCAGTGGCTGGAGTTGCCGCAACGCAGCCAACTGGGCGTGGCGCTGTGCTCGCTCGGCAGCGACCTGAGCCTGGGCACCCACGTCTGGGATCGCCAGCATAAATTCCGCATCCGCCTGGGGCCCTTGAGCCTTGCGCAATACCAACGCCTGCTGCCTGGCCAGGAAAGCTTCGGCGAACTGGCCGCCTGGGTCGCCGAGTACCAGGGCGAGGAGCTGGACTGGGAAGTCAATCTGCTGCTGCAGCGCGCGCAAGTTCCGCGCATCGATCTCGACGGCCAGACCCGCCTGGGCTTCGACACCTGGCTCGGCAGCCCGCCGACGGATGCCGACGACCTGCTGCTGGTCCGCGAATACGCCAGCCATACCACCCCCTCAAGGAGCAGCGATCATGAGTGA
- the tssF gene encoding type VI secretion system baseplate subunit TssF, whose translation MNPRMLEYYNQELQHIRESAAEFAQEFPKIASRLTLSGIECADPYVERLLEGFAYLSARVHLKLDAEYPTFTHNLLEIAYPHYLAPTPSVVVVQLVADPNEGSLTSGFTVERHAALRGQLGLGEQTACEYRSAHAVTLWPLQVGHAEYFGNPAATLGRLAASEPRAKAGLRLRLRCGAGLPFNALALDSLPLYLNGADEQPFRLYEQLLGNACAVFIKSVDGDWAERLPVESLKPRGFDDQDAVLPVVPRAFQGYRLLQEYFALPNRFLFVDFTGLSTGVRRCGSQELELVVLFDRLDSTLEGTVSAAQFVPFCTPAVNLFPRRADRIHLSERVHEHQVIADRTRPLDFEIHSLTQVTGHGSGPEQPFQPFYAIRDPLRYGREQAYYIVRREPRRLSSQQRRRGPRSTYIGSETFVSLVDVNQAPYRHDLRQLGLSTLCTNRDLPLLMPVGTGKSDFTLEDSAPVLAVRCLAGPSRPRPSRAHDASAWRLISQLSLNYLSLSEQGQGAAALRELLRLYGDPGDSALQLQIEGLRQVRSTPCTRRLPMPGPIVFGRGLEISLEFDENAFRGTGVYLLGAVFERFLARYVSINSFTETVLRTTERGEIMRWQAHPGCRPNL comes from the coding sequence ATGAACCCGCGCATGCTCGAGTATTACAACCAGGAGCTGCAGCATATCCGCGAGAGCGCCGCCGAGTTCGCCCAGGAGTTCCCCAAGATCGCCAGCCGCCTGACCCTGTCCGGCATCGAATGCGCCGATCCCTATGTCGAGCGCCTGCTGGAGGGCTTCGCCTACCTGAGCGCGCGGGTCCACCTGAAGCTGGACGCCGAATACCCGACCTTCACCCACAATCTGCTGGAGATCGCCTACCCCCACTACCTGGCGCCAACGCCTTCGGTGGTGGTGGTCCAGCTGGTCGCCGACCCCAACGAGGGCTCACTGACCAGCGGCTTCACGGTCGAACGCCACGCCGCCCTGCGCGGCCAGCTGGGCCTTGGCGAGCAGACCGCCTGCGAGTACCGCAGCGCCCATGCGGTGACGCTGTGGCCGTTGCAGGTCGGCCATGCCGAATACTTCGGCAACCCGGCAGCGACCCTCGGCCGCCTTGCCGCCAGCGAACCCAGGGCCAAGGCCGGGCTGCGCCTGCGCTTGCGCTGCGGTGCCGGGTTGCCGTTCAACGCCCTGGCGCTGGACAGCCTGCCGCTCTACCTCAATGGCGCCGACGAGCAACCTTTTCGTCTGTACGAGCAGTTGCTCGGCAATGCCTGTGCCGTGTTTATCAAGAGCGTCGACGGCGACTGGGCCGAGCGCTTGCCTGTGGAGAGCCTCAAACCCCGCGGCTTCGACGATCAGGATGCAGTGCTGCCGGTGGTGCCCCGGGCCTTCCAGGGGTATCGCCTGCTGCAGGAATATTTCGCCCTGCCCAATCGCTTTTTGTTCGTCGACTTCACCGGGCTGAGCACCGGTGTGCGGCGCTGCGGCAGCCAGGAACTGGAGTTGGTGGTGCTGTTCGATCGTCTCGACAGCACCCTGGAAGGCACGGTGTCGGCGGCCCAGTTCGTGCCCTTCTGTACGCCGGCGGTGAACCTGTTTCCACGCCGCGCCGATCGCATTCACCTGAGCGAGCGGGTGCATGAGCACCAGGTGATCGCCGACCGCACCCGGCCGCTGGATTTCGAGATCCATTCCCTGACCCAGGTCACCGGCCATGGCAGCGGCCCCGAGCAGCCGTTCCAGCCGTTCTATGCGATCCGCGACCCGCTGCGTTATGGCCGCGAGCAGGCCTACTACATCGTCCGCCGCGAGCCGCGTCGCCTGTCCAGCCAGCAACGGCGACGCGGGCCCCGCTCGACCTATATCGGCAGCGAAACCTTCGTCTCGCTGGTGGATGTCAACCAGGCGCCCTATCGCCACGACTTGCGCCAGCTCGGCCTCAGCACCCTGTGCACCAACCGCGACCTGCCGTTGCTGATGCCGGTGGGTACCGGCAAAAGCGATTTCACTCTGGAAGACAGCGCCCCGGTGCTGGCCGTGCGTTGCCTGGCCGGGCCAAGCCGGCCGCGGCCGAGCCGCGCGCACGATGCCAGCGCCTGGCGGCTGATCAGCCAGCTGTCGCTGAACTACCTGTCGCTGAGCGAACAGGGCCAGGGTGCCGCGGCGCTGCGCGAATTGCTGCGCCTGTACGGCGACCCCGGCGATTCGGCGCTGCAGTTGCAAATCGAAGGCCTGCGCCAGGTGCGCAGCACGCCCTGCACCCGCCGGTTGCCGATGCCGGGGCCGATCGTGTTTGGCCGTGGCCTGGAGATCAGCCTGGAGTTCGACGAAAACGCCTTCCGCGGCACCGGCGTGTACCTGCTGGGCGCGGTGTTCGAGCGCTTCCTGGCCCGTTACGTGTCGATCAACAGCTTCACCGAAACCGTGCTGCGCACCACCGAGCGCGGCGAAATCATGCGATGGCAGGCGCACCCCGGATGTCGACCGAACCTCTGA
- the tssE gene encoding type VI secretion system baseplate subunit TssE, which translates to MAELTLQERLQPSLLDRLTDDDPHNPKEAAERRVMSLTQLKACVLRDLAWLFNTCVLFDPEQAAQMPAGNSVLNFGLPPLAGHTASSIDVQAIEALFSDTIATFEPRILKGSLKVRAQLDGNDMSHNALSFEIEGDLWAEPVPLRLLLSTALDLETGHVKVTPAEPVRRRQ; encoded by the coding sequence ATGGCCGAGCTGACCCTGCAAGAACGCCTGCAACCCTCGTTGCTCGATCGCCTGACCGACGATGATCCGCACAACCCGAAAGAAGCCGCCGAGCGCCGCGTCATGTCGCTGACCCAGCTCAAAGCGTGCGTGCTGCGCGATCTGGCCTGGCTGTTCAACACCTGCGTGCTGTTCGATCCGGAGCAGGCCGCGCAGATGCCGGCGGGCAACTCGGTGCTGAATTTCGGCCTGCCGCCCCTGGCCGGACATACCGCCTCGAGTATCGATGTACAGGCCATCGAAGCCTTGTTCAGCGACACCATCGCCACCTTTGAGCCGCGCATCCTCAAAGGCTCGTTGAAGGTTCGCGCGCAACTGGACGGCAATGACATGAGTCACAACGCCCTGAGCTTCGAGATCGAGGGCGATCTGTGGGCCGAGCCGGTACCCCTGCGCTTGCTGCTCAGCACCGCCCTCGACCTGGAAACCGGGCACGTCAAGGTGACGCCGGCCGAACCCGTCAGGAGACGCCAATGA
- the tssH gene encoding type VI secretion system ATPase TssH, with protein MSEISRVALFGKLNSPAYKAIEAATVFCKLRGNPYVELVHWLHQLLQLQDSDLHRLVRQFNLDPARLSRDITDALDRLPRGSTSITDLSVQVEEAVERGWVYGSLLFGESQVRSAHLIVGMLKTPSLRHALSALSREFDKIKVEHLIERFDEYLGDSPENGLAASDGFNAGATPGEASGAMAPSALGKQEALKRFTVDLTEQARSGKLDPIVGRDEEIRQLVDILMRRRQNNPILTGEAGVGKTAVVEGFALRIVAGDVPPSLRDVELRTLDVGLLQAGASMKGEFEQRLRQVIEDVQASPKPIILFIDEAHTLVGAGGAAGTGDAANLLKPALARGTLRTVAATTWAEYKKHIEKDPALTRRFQVVQVDEPSEAKAILMMRGVASTMEQHHKVQILDEALEASVKLSHRYIPARQLPDKSVSLLDTACARVAISLHAVPAEVDDSRRRIEALSTEQAIIGREQAIGIAIGTRQQEVEAALGEERQRLATLEARWSEEKALVDELLATRATLRAAAEPLDDTSGEAGAPSPRLDEAERTALRDKLGELQSRLATLQGESPLILPTVDYQAVAAVVADWTGIPVGRMARNEIDTVLRLDEHMKKRIIGQDHALAMIAKRIQTSRAGLDNPSKPIGVFLLAGTSGVGKTETALALAEALYGGEQNIITINMSEFQEAHTVSTLKGAPPGYVGYGEGGVLTEAVRRKPYSVVLLDEVEKAHPDVHEIFFQVFDKGVMEDGEGRLIDFKNCLILLTTNAGTEMIASLCRDPRRLPDPDAIAKALREPLLQVFPPALLGRLVTVPYYPLSDEMLKAITRLQLERIKQRVESGHKVPFAYDDSVVDLIVSRCTEIESGGRMIDAILTNTLLPDMSREFLTRMLEGKPLAGVRISQRDNALHYAFDPHVFETAD; from the coding sequence ATGAGTGAGATCAGCCGCGTCGCGCTGTTCGGCAAGTTGAACAGCCCGGCCTACAAGGCCATCGAAGCCGCCACCGTGTTCTGCAAGCTGCGCGGCAACCCCTATGTGGAACTGGTGCATTGGCTGCATCAGCTCCTGCAATTGCAGGACAGCGACCTGCACCGCCTGGTCCGCCAGTTCAATCTCGACCCGGCGCGCCTGTCCAGGGATATCACCGACGCCCTGGACCGCCTGCCGCGCGGCTCGACCTCGATCACCGACCTGTCCGTGCAGGTCGAGGAAGCTGTGGAGCGCGGCTGGGTCTATGGCAGTTTGCTGTTCGGCGAGAGCCAGGTACGCAGCGCCCACCTGATCGTCGGCATGCTCAAGACACCGAGCCTGCGCCACGCCCTCTCGGCCCTCTCCCGCGAGTTCGACAAGATCAAGGTCGAGCACCTGATCGAGCGTTTCGACGAGTACCTCGGCGACTCGCCGGAAAACGGCCTGGCCGCCAGCGACGGTTTCAACGCTGGCGCCACGCCGGGCGAAGCCAGCGGCGCCATGGCGCCCAGCGCGCTGGGCAAGCAGGAGGCGCTCAAGCGCTTTACTGTGGACCTCACCGAGCAGGCCCGCAGCGGCAAGCTCGACCCCATAGTCGGGCGCGACGAGGAGATTCGCCAACTGGTCGACATCCTCATGCGCCGCCGGCAGAACAACCCCATCCTCACCGGCGAAGCCGGGGTCGGCAAGACCGCGGTGGTCGAGGGCTTCGCCCTGCGTATCGTCGCCGGCGACGTGCCGCCGAGCCTCAGGGACGTCGAACTGCGCACCCTGGACGTCGGCCTGTTGCAGGCCGGCGCGAGCATGAAGGGCGAGTTCGAACAGCGCCTGCGCCAGGTCATCGAGGATGTGCAGGCCTCGCCCAAGCCGATCATCCTGTTTATCGACGAGGCCCATACCCTGGTCGGCGCCGGCGGCGCGGCCGGTACCGGCGATGCCGCCAACCTGCTCAAGCCGGCCTTGGCCCGCGGCACCCTGCGCACCGTGGCGGCAACCACCTGGGCCGAATACAAAAAGCACATCGAGAAGGACCCGGCCCTGACCCGGCGCTTCCAGGTGGTGCAGGTCGACGAGCCGTCCGAGGCCAAGGCGATCCTGATGATGCGTGGCGTCGCCTCGACCATGGAGCAGCACCACAAGGTGCAGATCCTCGACGAGGCGCTGGAGGCCTCGGTCAAGCTGTCGCACCGTTATATTCCGGCCCGGCAGTTGCCGGACAAATCGGTGAGCCTGCTCGACACCGCCTGCGCGCGAGTCGCCATCAGCCTGCATGCGGTACCGGCCGAGGTGGACGACAGCCGCCGCCGCATCGAGGCGCTGAGCACCGAGCAGGCGATCATCGGCCGTGAGCAGGCCATTGGCATCGCCATCGGTACTCGCCAGCAGGAGGTCGAGGCAGCCCTCGGCGAGGAACGCCAACGCCTGGCGACCCTGGAGGCTCGCTGGAGCGAAGAGAAAGCCCTGGTCGATGAATTGCTGGCGACCCGCGCCACCCTGCGCGCCGCCGCCGAACCGCTGGACGACACCAGCGGCGAGGCCGGTGCGCCATCGCCGCGCCTGGATGAAGCCGAACGCACGGCATTGCGCGACAAGCTCGGCGAGCTGCAGAGCCGCCTCGCCACCTTGCAGGGCGAAAGCCCGTTGATTCTGCCCACCGTGGATTACCAGGCAGTGGCCGCGGTGGTCGCCGACTGGACCGGCATCCCGGTCGGACGCATGGCGCGCAACGAAATCGACACCGTGCTCAGGCTCGACGAGCACATGAAAAAACGCATCATCGGCCAGGACCATGCCCTGGCGATGATCGCCAAGCGCATCCAGACCTCGCGCGCCGGGCTGGACAACCCAAGCAAACCGATTGGCGTGTTCCTCCTCGCCGGCACCTCGGGCGTGGGCAAGACCGAGACCGCCCTGGCCCTGGCCGAGGCGCTGTACGGCGGCGAGCAGAACATCATCACCATCAACATGAGCGAGTTCCAGGAGGCGCACACCGTCTCCACCCTCAAGGGCGCCCCGCCCGGCTATGTCGGTTACGGCGAAGGCGGCGTGCTGACCGAGGCGGTGCGGCGCAAACCCTACAGCGTGGTGTTGCTGGACGAGGTGGAAAAAGCCCACCCGGACGTGCACGAGATCTTCTTCCAGGTGTTCGACAAGGGGGTGATGGAGGACGGCGAAGGCCGCCTGATCGATTTCAAGAACTGCCTGATCCTGCTCACCACCAATGCCGGCACCGAGATGATCGCCAGCCTGTGCCGCGACCCGCGACGGCTGCCCGATCCCGATGCCATCGCCAAGGCGCTGCGCGAGCCGTTGCTCCAGGTATTCCCGCCGGCCCTGCTCGGGCGCCTGGTGACCGTCCCCTACTACCCGCTGAGCGACGAGATGCTCAAGGCCATCACCCGCCTGCAACTGGAGCGGATCAAGCAACGCGTGGAAAGCGGACACAAGGTGCCCTTCGCCTACGACGACAGCGTGGTCGACCTGATCGTCTCGCGCTGCACCGAGATCGAGAGCGGCGGACGGATGATCGACGCCATCCTGACCAATACCCTGTTGCCGGACATGAGCCGGGAGTTTCTCACCCGCATGCTCGAGGGCAAGCCGCTGGCTGGCGTGCGCATCAGCCAGCGTGACAATGCGCTGCATTACGCATTCGACCCGCATGTTTTCGAGACGGCCGACTGA